From one Coriobacteriia bacterium genomic stretch:
- a CDS encoding bifunctional adenosylcobinamide kinase/adenosylcobinamide-phosphate guanylyltransferase: MRTLVYGGAACGKSELAERLCRQGAIGAPLVYLATMEPDGAEATSRIARHRALRAGGGFTTIECPRDLARVELPSHAHVLLECLGTLVANELYAPPDWHTRPLTDALDDVLRGVEHLESVAEGLVVVSNDVFCDGVSYPGETQMYVDVLAQANAMLAQRFERVAEVVCGIAIWQKGTGCE, translated from the coding sequence ATGAGGACACTCGTCTACGGCGGCGCTGCCTGCGGAAAGAGTGAGTTGGCCGAACGCCTGTGTCGGCAGGGGGCCATCGGGGCGCCACTCGTTTACCTAGCGACGATGGAGCCGGACGGCGCCGAGGCCACCTCTCGCATCGCGCGTCACCGTGCCCTTCGCGCCGGGGGCGGCTTCACGACGATCGAGTGCCCCCGCGACCTCGCGCGCGTCGAGCTGCCCTCACACGCCCACGTGCTGCTCGAGTGCCTGGGCACGCTCGTCGCAAACGAGTTATATGCTCCGCCCGACTGGCACACGCGGCCGCTGACAGACGCGCTAGACGACGTTCTGCGCGGCGTAGAACATCTGGAGTCCGTGGCGGAGGGGCTCGTCGTCGTCTCCAACGACGTGTTTTGCGACGGCGTGTCGTACCCTGGTGAGACGCAGATGTACGTTGACGTACTGGCGCAAGCCAACGCCATGCTTGCGCAACGATTCGAACGCGTCGCCGAGGTAGTTTGCGGCATTGCGATCTGGCAGAAGGGAACCGGATGCGAGTGA